A genome region from Acipenser ruthenus chromosome 29, fAciRut3.2 maternal haplotype, whole genome shotgun sequence includes the following:
- the LOC117432516 gene encoding TELO2-interacting protein 1 homolog — MLNMAVIDDPREAFGSLRPVCVLLTREPTVHNVERLRTQLQGLSDSALQQLQEYILFPLRFALKTPGPKKDSQVLAVVECVAYVLTSTCVQSWELLRDLFSELCVCLCSPSNPGKPAPVSEELKTAVVQALDALLHAAYGDIVLHLYEPPMMPALGLAISLLLELGEHEKSRKLQTAALKCLQVFLLQCDCSQLHRSMNEEEERMLGRTFASFLPGITQGLSRVVTGDVKQGHAVTVSAMRVWFKTVVLVMDEKQLSKDKEKPVVELGRVGELMVQRTKEWVKDTGGKLAVLLKKMLACSSGHRHWKVRMEVVELSSHLLSRCHGTLVDSISPLLEALVGLVNDESLEVRSRCDEVLKSMAEQNLIGGNQAFIDILSENLHSLTTSLPRLMRSADDQDKLSTLNLFLGYLKILGPRVSAVLNSAAHLQRISKALMQVLEMDVTDVRIVEERRFHNEARGEQHTELLERATQKKYFRYFTDERIFALLRQLCRVLGYYGDLYLLVDHFMDLYRESVVYRKQAALVLNELIAGAAGMNLETSVGQKDLVSQENLKAAVTSVTEEYTSLVNWHLVTTSVESEQGDSTAFSQSRLLSITTSANTDYLKSSAGLNPTIGLMNSNIWQICIQLEGIGCFALALGPQFRLLLITALYPVLEKAGDETLLISQAALGAMRDICKGCGYNSLKDLINQNSDYLVNDISLNLQRLSQHPHTPRVLSVMISNSDASLLPLVVDIIQDVLMALDHCYDERAPVFCVVLHSLIGAFVRWFPAETSSRNECRNPDGERDLPEEMTRFLLDYHRQRQVAEGNAAEEAELEDTEMPPPAPEPDDSEEGPAVKPELPPHISIAKEVMERCIHLLSDKSLRLRLKVLDVLELCVTVLQSHENELLPMAHRAWPPLVQRLTNDDPLAVLRAFKVMCTLGETCGDFLRRRVSKDVLPRLTGSLVKQAPVSARAGPVYTHTLAYKMQLAVLQGLGALCCRLDLADAEFDVVSDACLHYLSCRQPPKLQEACVSVFQHLIQVDPDSVWLTLNELYCPNSYEPKHSSLHAVQLSGMGKQRNEFTENILKLLQEMQ; from the exons ATGCTGAACATGGCAGTGATTGATGACCCCAGGGAGGCTTTCGGCTCCCTGCGGCCGGTGTGCGTGCTTCTGACGCGAGAGCCCACGGTGCACAATGTGGAGCGCCTGCGCACCCAGCTGCAGGGGCTCAGCGACTCtgccctgcagcagctgcaggagTACATCCTCTTCCCTCTGCGCTTTGCCCTCAAGACACCTGGCCCCAAAAAGGACAGCCAGGTCCTGGCCGTGGTGGAATGCGTTGCCTACGTCCTCACCAGCACCTGCGTGCAGAGCTGGGAACTGCTCCGGGACCTCTTCTCTgagctctgtgtctgcctgtgcTCACCCTCGAACCCTGGCAAGCCAGCCCCGGTGTCGGAGGAACTGAAGACAGCCGTCGTGCAGGCTCTCGATGCGCTGCTGCACGCAGCCTATGGTGACATCGTTCTCCATTTGTATGAGCCCCCCATGATGCCTGCGTTAGGTCTTGCTATTTCTTTGTTGTTAGAACTAGGCGAGCATGAAAAGTCAAGGAAGCTGCAGACGGCAGCCTTGAAGTGTCTCCAGGTTTTTCTTCTGCAGTGTGACTGCTCGCAGCTTCACAGGTCAATGAACGAGGAGGAGGAAAGGATGCTTGGAAGGACCTTTGCCTCCTTTTTACCAGGGATCACTCAAGGCCTGTCCAGGGTTGTCACTGGGGATGTTAAACAAGGCCATGCAGTGACAGTAAGTGCTATGAGAGTTTGGTTCAAAACTGTAGTCCTGGTAATGGATGAAAAGCAGCTTTCAAAGGACAAGGAGAAGCCTGTGGTCGAGCTTGGTCGAGTTGGGGAGCTCATGGTACAGAGGACCAAGGAATGGGTGAAAGACACTGGAGGCAAGCTGGCTGTTCTTTTAAAGAAGATGCTTGCTTGTTCTTCAGGCCACCGGCATTGGAAAGTTAGAATGGAGGTGGTTGAACTCTCAAGCCATCTCCTATCCAGGTGCCATGGGACCCTGGTGGACTCTATCAGCCCCCTCCTGGAGGCTTTAGTTGGTCTGGTGAATGACGAGAGCTTAGAGGTCAGGTCTAGATGTGATGAGGTGTTGAAGTCCATGGCTGAACAGAACCTGATTGGTGGAAACCAGGCATTTATCGATATTTTGTCAGAAAATCTGCACTCCTTAACCACCTCCTTGCCGCGACTGATGAGGAGCGCAGACGACCAGGACAAACTGTCCACGCTGAACCTCTTCTTGGGCTATCTGAAGATTCTGGGGCCAAGAGTGTCGGCTGTTTTGAATTCAGCCGCCCACCTCCAACGCATCTCTAAAGCACTGATGCAGGTTTTAGAGATGGACGTGACCGATGTCAGGATAGTGGAAGAACGTCGTTTTCACAATGAAGCCCGCGGAGAGCAACATACTGAACTTCTAGAAAGGGCGACTCAGAAAAAGTACTTCCGATACTTTACAGACGAGAGGATATTTGCATTGCTCCGACAACTCTGCAGGGTGCTTGGCTACTATGGAGACCTCTACCTGTTGGTGGACCACTTCATGGACCTCTATCGGGAGTCAGTGGTCTATAGAAAACAGGCTGCGTTGGTCCTCAACGAACTCATTGCAGGTGCTGCTGGGATGAATTTGGAGACGTCGGTGGGACAAAAGGATCTAGTAAGCCAAGAGAACTTGAAGGCAGCAGTTACGTCTGTTACTGAAGAATACACAAGCCTGGTCAACTGGCATTTAGTCACCACTAGTGTGGAATCAGAGCAGGGAGATAGCACTGCCTTTAGCCAGTCAAGGTTGCTTTCAATCACCACGAGTGCAAACACTGATTATCTGAAATCTTCAGCAGGCTTGAACCCAACAATCGGTCTGATGAATAGCAATATCTGGCAGATTTGTATCCAGCTGGAAGGGATCGGCTGTTTCGCACTTGCCCTTGGGCCGCAgttccggctgctcttgatcacaGCCTTGTACCCCGTGCTGGAAAAGGCAGGGGATGAAACCCTGCTGATTAGCCAGGCAGCTCTGGGAGCCATGAGGGACATCTGCAAAGGCTGTGGCTATAACTCTCTGAAAGACCTCATCAACCAGAACTCGGACTATCTGGTGAATGATATATCCTTGAACCTGCAGAGGCTGAGCCAGCACCCTCACACTCCCAGGGTTCTCAGTGTGATGATCAGCAACTCGGATGCCAGCCTGCTTCCGCTGGTGGTGGATATCATTCAAGACGTGCTGATGGCCTTGGACCACTGTTATGACGAGAGGGCACCCGTATTCTGTGTGGTTTTACATTCACTTATAGGGGCATtcg TACGGTGGTTCCCAGCTGAGACGAGCAGCAGGAATGAATGCAGGAACCCAGATGGAGAGAGGGACTTGCCAGAGGAGATGACGAGGTTTCTCCTGGACTATCACAGGCAGAGGCAGGTGGCAGAGGGCAACGCTGCAGAGGAGGCAGAGCTGGAGGACACAG AAATGCCGCCCCCGGCTCCGGAGCCTGATGATAGTGAGGAAGGTCCTGCCGTGAAACCTGAACTGCCCCCTCACATCAGCATTGCCAAGGAGGTGATGGAGCGGTGCATCCACCTCCTGTCAGACAAGAGTCTGCGTCTCCGGCTCAAG GTTCTGGACGTGCTGGagctgtgtgtgacagtgctgcagAGCCACGAGAATGAACTGCTCCCTATGGCTCACCGCGCATGGCCCCCGCTTGTGCAGAGACTGACTAACGATGATCCACTGGCAGTGCTCAGAGCTTTCAAG GTGATGTGTACGCTTGGGGAGACGTGTGGGGATTTCCTCAGAAGGAGGGTGTCTAAAGACGTGCTCCCCAGACTGACGGGCTCCCTGGTAAAGCAGGCTCCGGTGAGCGCCAGGGCTGGGCCCGTCTACACCCACACCCTGGCCTACAAGATGCAGCTGGCAGTCCTGCAGGGACTGGGGGCTCTGTGCTGCCGACTAGACTTGG CGGATGCTGAATTTGATGTCGTCTCAGACGCCTGCCTGCACTATCTGAGCTGCAGGCAGCCTCCTAAACTGCAAGAGGCCTGTGTCAG TGTTTTCCAGCATCTAATCCAGGTTGACCCGGACTCAGTCTGGCTCACCCTGAACGAACTTTACTGCCCAAACTCGTATGAACCAAAGCACTCAAGTCTGCATGCGGTCCAGCTGAGCGGCATGGGGAAACAGAGGAACGAGTTCACCGAGAACATCCTGAAGCTATTGCAGGAGATGCAGTGA